In a single window of the Vitis vinifera cultivar Pinot Noir 40024 chromosome 6, ASM3070453v1 genome:
- the LOC100248423 gene encoding NAD(P)H-quinone oxidoreductase subunit N, chloroplastic: MEAAACLQYKAPRVVVSPNRCVMMNRSLNMVIVKRRSSYSVVRCSGGGGGGIGIGDLVGGDLVKLDLGRWLSDVEEHKALAIYSPHEGGYEGRYLNRLRYQGYYFLDLSARGLGDPETTLTEIHPVCPAHVGKQPIARWYFPPEVDYRLSLLPPNAKGLVVWIIEAKVLSKSELQFLALLPTLRPKVRVIAECGNWRKFMWKPLKEIAALTGNEDA, encoded by the exons ATGGAAGCCGCGGCCTGCTTGCAGTATAAGGCGCCAAGGGTGGTGGTGTCACCAAACAGGTGCGTGATGATGAACAGAAGCCTGAATATGGTGATAGTGAAGAGGAGGAGTTCATATTCAGTAGTGAGGtgtagtggtggtggtggaggggGGATTGGAATAGGCGACCTGGTAGGAGGAGATTTGGTGAAATTAGATCTGGGGCGTTGGCTCTCGGACGTGGAAGAGCACAAAGCCCTGGCCATATACTCTCCCCACGAGGGAGGCTATGAGGGTCGATATCTCAACAGGCTGAGGTACCAGGGCTACTATTTCCTTGACCTCTCAGCTCGTGGCCTGGGTGATCCTGAAACCACTCTCACTGAGATTCACCCCGTTTGTCCT GCTCACGTTGGGAAGCAGCCCATTGCAAGGTGGTATTTTCCCCCAGAAGTGGACTATAGGCTCTCTTTGCTGCCTCCAAACGCCAAGGGACTTGTGGTCTGGATCATTGAAGCCAAG GTTCTCTCAAAGTCGGAATTGCAGTTTCTTGCCTTGCTGCCCACCCTCCGTCCCAAGGTCAGGGTCATTGCAGAATGTGGAAACTG GAGAAAATTCATGTGGAAGCCACTCAAAGAGATTGCCGCACTCACTGGGAACGAGGATGCATGA